The Seriola aureovittata isolate HTS-2021-v1 ecotype China chromosome 12, ASM2101889v1, whole genome shotgun sequence genome window below encodes:
- the LOC130178589 gene encoding cAMP-responsive element modulator-like isoform X2 translates to MAVTGDETESAATGDIPAYQLRSPNSGLSQSIVMAASPGTMQNPSSQHAEEITRKREVRLMKNREAARECRRKKKEYVKCLENRVAVLENQNKTLIEELKALKDIYCHKAE, encoded by the exons ATGGCTGTAACTGGGGATGAGACTGAGTCAG CTGCCACAGGAGACATCCCTGCCTACCAGCTGCGTTCGCCCAACTCGGGCCTGTCTCAAAGCATTGTCATGGCTGCGTCCCCGGGCACCATGCAGAACCCCTCGTCGCAGCACGCTGAAGAGATCACCCGCAAGAGGGAGGTCAGACTCATGAAAAACAG GGAGGCAGCTCGTGAGTGCcgcaggaaaaagaaagagtacGTCAAATGTCTGGAAAACCGCGTGGCCGTgttggaaaaccaaaacaagaccCTGATTGAAGAGCTGAAAGCACTGAAGGACATTTACTGCCACAAAGCTGAGTAG